The DNA segment CACCGACACCGCTGACGAACAATTCGCGCCCGCAAAGTCTCACCCCGCCCGAGAAGCACACCGAGCAGCTGCTGGGGCTGGACGCGGGCAGCATCAGCAATACGCCCCGCTCGGCCTCGACCCCGCCCAACAAGCAGTCGGGCCAGTCCGCCTCGGACAGTGCGCTGTACTCGTGCGAGTACTGCGGCAAGAAGTTCCGGTTCCAGAGCAATCTGCTGGTGCACCGGCGCACGCACACGGCCGAGCTGCCGTACAAGTGCGCCAGCTGTGAGTTCGCCTGCCGCCAGGCGGCGAAGCTGAAGCAGCACATGAAGCTGGTGCACGGCCGGCGGCGGACGTCCGTGGCGGCCATGTCGGAACCGGACTCGGGCACCAGCAACGTCGACTCGATCGAGAGCGACCCGGACGATACGGACCACGAGCTGATGGATGCGGACGAGCTGGACGCGGACGGTGAGGCCGATCGGCGTACGGCGCACGGGGACGACGAGCACGCGGACGGTGAGGACgatgaggaggacgaggacgaggacgaggacgaggaggacgacgaggcGGAAGATTTGAGCATGAGCAGCACGCAGAGCCAGTCGAAGAAGGACGGGTCGGGCGGTTCGATGTCGATGTCGACCTCGCTCGTGGGGGAGCTGATGGACAAGTTCGGCCTGTCCAACATTGCGCAGTACTCGGAGGCGTACAAGCAGGCGCTGCAGGAGTCGGGCAATGCGCTGAAGCTGCAGCTGACGAGCAAGGACcgggacaacaacaacagcgcgATGGCCATCCCCGGGCTGGCGGAGAAGCTGAACGGGCTGCCGGCGGCACTGCGCATCAAGGAGGAGCTGGCGAAGAACATGCTGCAGCACCATAACGCGCAGCTGCCCCAGGTCCCGCTGTTCAACCCGTTCGAGAACCCGTTCGAGGCGTCCAAGCGCATGAAGCTCGAGGGCAGCGACAGCTGGTGGGGCCTGCCCGGGATGCACCGGGGCGACGCGCTGTTCGAGAACCTGAAGCCGGGCCGGGACGGGGGCCGCGGACCGGCCGCCGGCCTGCTGCAGCCGATGATGAAGAAGGAGAGCAAGCTGCGCAACGACACGTGCGAGTTCTGCGGCAAGGTGTTCAAGAACTGCTCCAACCTGACGGTGCACCGGCGCAGCCACACGGGCGAGAAGCCGTACAAGTGCGAGCTGTGCTCGTACGCGTGCGCCCAAAGCTCGAAGCTGACGCGCCACATGAAGACGCACGGCCGGCTCGGCAAGGACGTGTACCGGTGCCGGTTCTGCGAGATGCCGTTCAGCGTACCGTCCACGCTCGAGAAGCACATGCGCAAGTGCGTGGTCAACCAGGgcaagctgcagcagcagcagcagcgcgagcTGCAGCAACTGCAACAGCGCGAGctgcagcaccatcagcagctggccgcccagcagcagcagcagcagcagcagcaactagCCGcccagcagatggcgctcgCTGCCCATCGCGACCGGGGTGACCATCATCGGGAGCGGAGCCGGGAGCGggaccatcaccaccaccaccaccacgcggCCCAAACGCTGGCAGCCGCTGCAGCCGCTTCCCCCGTCCCCGGGGCGCCTCAGTTGCCGCCGGGGCTGCTTCTGCCGCCACTGCCAGCCGCCgtggcggcagcggccgcTGCCGCAGCCGCCTCCTCCGGTGTGTCGCCCACGGACGACAGTGCATCCAGCTCACCGTCcggttcgtcgtcgtcgtcgtcggccgccgcagctgctgcagcagccgccgcagcagccgccgccgccgcactgATGAAGGAAGAGGCGGCAACGGCATGACTTTACCCGCCCTGGAGTGGGTACGAGCTGCCGCCCAGTCGGATGATGTCCCGGATCTACTAGCCGCCGGTTCGCGGGCCGCCCGCCCGCACCCACGGCGACGAGCGGCGGGGACCGACCGGTCACGGCATGCCGCCGGCGGCCTACCTGCCCCGCATGCCCTGACCCGTTCGTCCCTCGGTGTAGGGACAAACACTGGCGACGTAGAATAAGCACAAGGTGATCGATTACACAGTAAGcggtaaaacaaacaaaccacaatTACTCCCTTGCAACCTGTCCCCACCCCCTTTTGCATTcccaatttttgtttttttctagaGGCATTGAATACCAAAGTTACAGTACTTTTTTAATATAGCGGAATAAAGGCCGCCCGATGATAGGTTTGAGGGTGGGGAGGCGACCTCCTCCTCACAGCCCGTTCTCCTCTTTAAGTTTAAGAACACTTCCTTCTCCAATGTATTGTACATATTAGCCGTAATTTCGCCGTGTTTATTCCGGATCGTAAAGAAAAGACACAATTATAAGCATACTAACAGGCATTTAGAGGGCAATAGACGGgtggaggggggagggagcgTCCCACCCCGTTTGCCTTCGTTTTTATCCACACCTTACGCGAGGCGAGACGCACGTGGTTtaagtttaaattattttttccctCGTTTGTGGTGGAAGTAGGCGACGAACCGGAGAGTCCCggccagtgctgccagactCTTCCGCACAGTGTACAGTGTACTTTTAAGACGAagcgtgtatgtatgtgcatgtgtgtggctgtgtgtgtgatgcgtgAAATCACAATTGTAATAAGTtggcaacacacacgcacacacgcacgcacacaccataCAGTAATAAGGACAAATAAAGGCGAAAAATCGTTTAAAACTAGCAAGAAAGGAAGTAGTCGTGGTTTAAGTAgtgttaatttaaaacatatgaatacaatcacacacacacacacatacaacaacaacacaccctCTCGTACACATATACTTACACACATCTTTGGGTGTCGGAGAGAAAATGGGAATGTTAGTTAATTTGATTGATTCCGAAGGTTTTTGATTTGTacaggtgtatgtgtgtgtacgaaCAAGCATAGGCAATGGATGTTGGCCAGTAGTAACTTAGCATCTCTCTTTACTTGGCaaactttatttttatcgGCGGaggaaaatgttgttttgttgcacgGTGTTTTAGGCTAATTGTATCGTTTCAACCCATGTGGTGTCATTCGTTTGCCTTaattatctctctctctagcgttgcctttttcttttttttgtttcgatgtttcatgttttcttATCCTTTGTTGATCTTCTATTTTTTGCCTTTTGAATGAAAGTGTTAGGAATGTGTAATTTGTTTTGATACCATCTCTAAGACACTCGTGTTTTACCTTCTTCTACTTGCCTTTTATTACCTTTTATCGTGTGGGTCGGGTGGTTTTTGGGTAGCAAATCCATTAATGCGAAAATTGTACCAtatagatttaaaaaaaaaaacaaagccgaCCAAACCCTGCCCACCCTCCATTACGTTCCAACGCACGCCAACACGATGCAACAACGCTGTTTTTTCCTATTGTTTCCTTCTTACAGTTACGTTAAGACtgataaaaaaatgataaattaccGTTTTGAGGGAATTCGGTATATTGTTTCACGAGTGTATTCGTTTACTTTATTGTACTTATTTTTTGAGGTTATATTAAAGaaaactaacaaacacacacacacgcacgtggTAGTAtcttccaacaaaaaaaaaaaaacaaacacattgcaCTAATTTATTTCCGTTCAAAATGATAGGTAGAAGGTTTTAATCAAAATTCGTTCCGATAGGTGATGAGCAAATGGTTTAAACAATTCCTCCCAGCCTGCTCTCCAGCTTGGTAGGGGTGGTCGATGTAAGGGTCGTTCCCTTCCCTGCCCACCCCTGTTTGCTGTTGCGAgaggataggttggaaagaaCTGTTTACACTGACAAGGTATAGCAGCTCAGCCTTTGGCCTTGCGAGGGGCCAGCTAGTAAAGCAGTCATAGCCAGTGaagccagtgtgtgtgtgtttttgtctaTGTCAGCAAGAAATGTATGTAAGCGGCCAGCAGGGCCAGAAGTGAATAAAGATGAATGTAATGATGGTAAACTCAACTTGTAGCGCAACAAccttagttgtttttttttaattttgttggaGTCTCGTTTTCAAAATACATTTGCAATACATTCGTTTTTTGTACATTCCTCACGTGATAAATGAAGACTTGTGCCGCTAATGAAGAAGTGAGGATGCAGCATTCGGTGGGTCGGTCGGTACTTGGGTAAcgggaaaccaaaaaccaaattgCATTCACGTGTATCGTTTGTCACGTGTTTTTTAAACACCAGAAAGAGCATTTTGAACAGTATAATACAATAAtacaaacgcaaacacacacacacacacacacacacacacacttacattAAACAGCACCAGTACACCACCAAGGGACGAAGATTCGAACGGAGAGTAGAACTTAAAGAAAGGAACACTCTTCAAATAACACAAGCAAAACAGAAAGATTCCTATTAAACTTTATGAATTTATATAAATGTACAAATTGCAGTGTAAGTGTTTGTGAGGCAATCGGGCAAGCAGCTCTACCAACACGGGACATTTTGAATAAGTTTCAAATCGAACCGTACGTAAGCAGAGCTCATTTGTATGTAAGTAGAGATGGAAATCCCTTCACTGTAGAGGGGGAATTTTGTGGTAATAACATAAGCGATAGAGCACATAGGGAGCACCATAAAACCATCGGTACAGTATCGAAGCGTGAGTCCACGATGTGAAATGGGGAGAAAAAATGGCAATTAATAGAGATCTAGTGGCAGgggagcgagagaaaaacGCAAATCATATAAATCCCAATCGTACATCAACACTACACAACACCGATGGAAGAAAGCATATATAGAGCAAATTGTAAAAGACGAACACATATTGTACAGAAAACCATTGTGAGTGTatggaaaaagaagaagaagaagaaaaagaaaaagaagaagcaaataaCCCATCCACAGCGACACAGCGCGACAAAACGTGCCGAGTGTGTTGTGGAAGGTagagagaaaataataaaaaaataatataaacaaatcACTTATATTGTATAACGATGATACAAAAACGtacttacaaaaacaaaacaaacggtaAATAAAAACCTATAAATGTttacaaaaattaaatgaaacacacgtgttgacatgatttggCGCTTGATGGGCTTATCCGAAACAAAGGCAAATTGGGCAGTTGGTAAGTAGATTTAACCCAAAACGCTaggtaaataatgaaatatcaCAACGATTCTTACCGTATTCGTATAGGGTAAAACGCTACACGGCACACATCACCAAATGGCAAAGGTAGAGCAAATTTAGGGTCAAAACGTGCCGTGCGCTTTGCATACAATTAGGGGCTTAACTGTATGCTCACCTGTATGCTTACCTGTGAGCAAAGGTGTCAAACTCTACGCCCCTGTGTGTATGCAATCGGTACGACACAAAGCGACCCTAACAATTCTGTACACAGTTGAAGCAGATTTGGGTTATGTTGATATTCTAAtaagaaattatttttatacattatAAAACAAGCAATACATTTACAAGGTAGACGGAGGCTAAAAATTAGATTATTTAAGATTTTTCCATCCCGAACTAAACCAAAACGTGCTACTGTCATCTTCGGTCAGCAAACAGAGTACGCTTCTGTACgcgtgaaaaattaaaatggcTAAGATTGTAATAACCATCCAGCCCCCCTCCACACAGTTATACTCCACCGCCGCTTCCATATCGGTAAAGGCATCGTGTCTATCAAGAAGTATGTATACAACGTACCTCAAACCCTGTTTTACATACCGGCCACCATAAACCATCTGACA comes from the Anopheles coluzzii chromosome 2, AcolN3, whole genome shotgun sequence genome and includes:
- the LOC120949429 gene encoding B-cell lymphoma/leukemia 11A isoform X3; the protein is MRIKMPAVRIAQEPENASTHCPSRGASPLGCTLDDDHRDQKPSVRAIEIKQERMDIDPASCGEEEFVSVRKQQPQTVATAHRNGSHDASESPNHTEPSNYVCSTCKTKYHSAWRLVQHVQHAHGVKIYVESLASTGSQDGDGAAPTEESDAPESAAASEAANNGPSTGEAVPAAQKRTDEQPARARTPRSRSASRSPKAVSIEREQPIRSPAPKDRSNGLEVPSKAASENGRSGESDDELEVRTKRPKLTSSSSNGSHATVNHTEEVALALTSPQPLTQTAATTTTQQRQSSTPQPLTVSSVQSPSRPQHSPPAGSGTIAAPSLAPARSESTQSLPPPSLRPHHSLLPPPELHQNPFGLLRMPPHHPHSPLFGRTHHDFRMEHLMSEQFRSHGLNLAAAAVAAANQLKSHGQQFNPATGATASERPPSAGAATSALTLTPGGGGAGVVGGLEPHMDYYSQRLRQLAGTTSPGANLTSASSNSPSPRKQPHSPSHFASPSPSHQLPPTPLTNNSRPQSLTPPEKHTEQLLGLDAGSISNTPRSASTPPNKQSGQSASDSALYSCEYCGKKFRFQSNLLVHRRTHTAELPYKCASCEFACRQAAKLKQHMKLVHGRRRTSVAAMSEPDSGTSNVDSIESDPDDTDHELMDADELDADGEADRRTAHGDDEHADGEDDEEDEDEDEDEEDDEAEDLSMSSTQSQSKKDGSGGSMSMSTSLVGELMDKFGLSNIAQYSEAYKQALQESGNALKLQLTSKDRDNNNSAMAIPGLAEKLNGLPAALRIKEELAKNMLQHHNAQLPQVPLFNPFENPFEASKRMKLEGSDSWWGLPGMHRGDALFENLKPGRDGGRGPAAGLLQPMMKKESKLRNDTCEFCGKVFKNCSNLTVHRRSHTGEKPYKCELCSYACAQSSKLTRHMKTHGRLGKDVYRCRFCEMPFSVPSTLEKHMRKCVVNQGKLQQQQQRELQQLQQRELQHHQQLAAQQQQQQQQQLAAQQMALAAHRDRGDHHRERSRERDHHHHHHHAAQTLAAAAAASPVPGAPQLPPGLLLPPLPAAVAAAAAAAAASSGVSPTDDSASSSPSGSSSSSSAAAAAAAAAAAAAAAALMKEEAATA